One genomic region from Vibrio sp. STUT-A11 encodes:
- a CDS encoding flagellar brake protein produces the protein MPATHTKDELSHFLKPGTKLSIEMELGPQKSSSYSTTYLGCKENAYLIIDIPTRLVEDHAIRRLNNADVVIRGVSDTELGHVVAFKSSVLMHIVHPSPLLFVRLPKTFATKPVREFERYKLKMGCTIDHKGNLYTGSLIDFSLAGIGITTLIEPEFQVGDNVTIASALSVYVGKDNDCLIANIKKLTKGWIIGIKFEKPIAMTDQLKISLLEQYFLSSNQRLMLKEN, from the coding sequence ATGCCAGCAACACACACGAAAGATGAATTGAGTCATTTCTTAAAACCGGGAACTAAGTTATCCATTGAAATGGAGCTAGGTCCGCAAAAGAGCAGCTCATACTCGACCACTTATTTAGGCTGTAAGGAAAACGCCTACCTGATAATAGATATTCCTACGAGACTAGTAGAAGATCATGCGATCAGAAGGCTCAATAATGCCGATGTCGTTATTCGTGGCGTGTCAGATACAGAACTGGGGCATGTTGTTGCGTTCAAGTCCAGCGTGTTAATGCACATTGTCCACCCTTCCCCCCTGTTGTTTGTTCGCTTACCCAAGACGTTTGCCACAAAACCCGTTCGCGAGTTTGAACGCTACAAACTTAAAATGGGTTGTACAATTGACCACAAGGGTAATCTTTACACTGGAAGTTTGATCGACTTTTCATTAGCCGGAATCGGCATTACGACCTTAATTGAGCCAGAGTTCCAAGTGGGTGATAACGTCACGATTGCTTCCGCACTCAGTGTTTATGTTGGTAAAGATAATGATTGCTTGATTGCGAATATCAAGAAGTTAACAAAAGGCTGGATAATTGGCATTAAGTTTGAGAAGCCAATCGCGATGACTGACCAACTGAAAATATCGTTGCTGGAACAGTATTTTCTGTCCAGCAACCAGCGTTTAATGCTAAAAGAGAATTGA
- a CDS encoding DMT family transporter has protein sequence MILGYAAIFVTLLLWSGFFISLKAGAISELHPADIALVRFLIPSVILLPFVLKNKKAISAIPNKYLTGVVMGSGLPYLLIVGSAMHLAPVSHASALIPGTLPLFVSAIAVIFYQQALSQHRLFGLATVLLGIFVFLFSNAGADYNWSQLQGHLLFLTGSVMWAVFTISARVANLNAHVCAGFVAIASLALLTIAVGFGWADSYLAITPIKYWPWKELFGHALLQGVGAGLIASYTFIYAIRVIGAEASAAFGSLTPVVATLIAIPIFDEQPDTLTWLALMLVTCGSIVASQIFLKSDLSQPYRPPAHR, from the coding sequence ATGATTCTGGGATACGCAGCAATATTTGTGACCTTACTTCTCTGGTCCGGTTTTTTCATTTCTCTCAAAGCAGGCGCGATTTCAGAACTTCATCCAGCCGATATCGCTTTAGTTAGATTTTTGATTCCGAGCGTGATCTTGTTACCTTTTGTCCTAAAGAACAAAAAAGCAATAAGCGCTATTCCCAACAAATACTTAACTGGCGTTGTTATGGGTAGCGGGCTGCCTTACTTACTGATCGTGGGTAGTGCCATGCACCTCGCGCCAGTCTCCCATGCCAGTGCATTGATCCCAGGCACATTACCGCTATTTGTCTCTGCCATCGCCGTAATTTTTTATCAACAAGCCTTGAGCCAGCACCGTTTATTTGGCCTTGCAACGGTATTATTGGGTATCTTTGTCTTCTTGTTTTCCAACGCAGGTGCGGATTACAACTGGTCACAATTACAAGGGCATCTACTATTTCTTACTGGCAGTGTAATGTGGGCTGTCTTTACCATTAGTGCGCGCGTCGCCAACCTGAATGCTCATGTGTGTGCGGGTTTTGTGGCGATTGCTTCACTGGCACTACTTACCATCGCCGTGGGTTTCGGTTGGGCAGACAGCTATTTAGCTATTACGCCAATCAAGTACTGGCCTTGGAAAGAGCTATTTGGACATGCCCTACTTCAAGGGGTAGGAGCTGGCTTGATCGCCTCGTATACTTTTATATACGCCATCCGAGTCATTGGTGCGGAAGCCAGTGCAGCTTTTGGTTCTCTAACTCCGGTCGTTGCGACGCTAATAGCGATCCCAATCTTTGATGAGCAACCTGATACTCTAACATGGCTGGCCCTGATGCTAGTGACATGTGGCAGTATTGTCGCCAGCCAGATATTTTTGAAAAGTGACCTGAGCCAACCTTATCGTCCGCCAGCGCATCGTTAA
- a CDS encoding autoinducer 2-binding periplasmic protein LuxP produces the protein MKKELIFSLVLMIGISPASHASQVLNGYWEYQEFLDEFPEQKQLTNALAEAVRENPKPITSEKKRELKISVVYPGQQISDYWIRNIDAFEKRLDKLNINYQLNQVFTRPNADIKQQSLSLMEALKSNSDYLIFTLDTTRHRKFIEHVLDSKKTKLILQNITTPVRDWNNHQPFLYVGFDHAEGSRKLAQEFSQRFPKHSHYSVLYFSEGYISDVRGNTFINQVNRDSNFELQSAYYTKATKQSGYEAAKASLDKYPDVDFIYACSTDVALGAVEALAELGRDDIMINGWGGGSAELDAILNGELDITVMRMNDDTGIAMAEAIKWDLEGKSVPTVYSGDYEVVTTSDSPKRIEALRKRAFRYSDN, from the coding sequence ATGAAAAAAGAGTTAATATTCTCCCTCGTTTTAATGATTGGTATTTCCCCTGCATCACATGCTTCGCAAGTGTTGAATGGGTATTGGGAATATCAAGAGTTTCTCGATGAATTCCCCGAGCAAAAGCAGCTAACCAATGCGCTGGCTGAAGCTGTCAGAGAAAACCCGAAACCGATTACTAGCGAGAAAAAGCGTGAACTGAAAATTTCTGTGGTTTACCCGGGGCAGCAAATTTCAGATTACTGGATCAGAAATATTGATGCGTTTGAAAAACGGTTAGACAAGCTGAATATTAACTATCAGCTCAATCAGGTTTTTACTCGTCCAAACGCCGATATTAAACAGCAGAGTCTCTCTCTAATGGAGGCTTTGAAAAGCAACTCGGACTATCTCATATTTACTCTCGATACTACCAGACATCGTAAGTTTATCGAGCATGTATTGGATTCGAAAAAAACCAAATTGATCTTACAAAACATTACGACACCGGTAAGAGATTGGAATAATCACCAGCCGTTTCTTTATGTTGGTTTTGATCACGCAGAAGGCAGCAGAAAATTGGCGCAAGAGTTTAGCCAACGCTTCCCCAAACACAGCCACTACAGCGTGCTTTATTTTTCAGAAGGCTACATTAGTGATGTGAGAGGGAATACATTTATTAACCAGGTAAACCGTGACAGCAACTTTGAGCTACAATCTGCATATTACACCAAGGCGACAAAGCAGTCTGGGTATGAGGCGGCAAAAGCCAGTCTGGACAAGTACCCTGATGTCGATTTTATTTATGCTTGCTCAACAGACGTCGCTCTTGGTGCCGTTGAAGCGCTAGCAGAACTCGGGCGCGATGATATTATGATTAATGGTTGGGGAGGGGGCTCTGCAGAGCTAGACGCCATTTTAAATGGAGAGTTGGATATAACCGTCATGCGTATGAACGACGATACAGGTATTGCGATGGCAGAAGCCATAAAGTGGGATTTGGAAGGGAAGTCAGTACCAACCGTATATTCTGGTGACTATGAAGTCGTCACCACATCTGATTCTCCTAAAAGAATAGAAGCCTTAAGAAAGCGCGCATTTAGATACTCAGATAATTGA
- a CDS encoding HlyD family secretion protein, whose amino-acid sequence MTPDQKFARWIKYSCVAFVLVFAYFLIADLAMPLTPQAMATRVVTKVAPRVSGQITEIYVTNNQEIHKGDVLFQIDPEPYQLAVERAQLNFDQVIQNNDQLDASIAAAKADVQASKIVAEQKVREAARLNKLFHRNGTSQQQLDDAQSSATAEKANLLAARARLKELEVSRGELGEDNVSVRVAQNQLKQAELNLSYTKVIAEHDGVVANLQLEAGAYASAASPLVALVSDDVDIIADFREKSLRHFNRDSRALVAFDSLPGEVFEARITSIDAGVSSGQFDADGRLATPTETDRWVRDAQRMRLHLAIDDQEHHSFPAGARATVQLLPENVVSGWFSNLQIHFLSALHYIY is encoded by the coding sequence ATGACTCCAGACCAAAAGTTCGCGCGCTGGATTAAATATTCATGCGTAGCGTTTGTCCTTGTCTTTGCTTATTTTCTAATTGCTGACCTGGCAATGCCCCTTACTCCTCAAGCAATGGCAACTCGTGTGGTAACCAAAGTAGCGCCACGTGTGAGTGGGCAAATCACAGAAATTTACGTAACAAACAACCAAGAAATCCATAAGGGTGACGTGTTGTTTCAGATCGATCCAGAGCCTTACCAGTTGGCGGTTGAGCGTGCTCAGCTCAATTTTGATCAGGTTATTCAAAATAATGACCAGTTGGACGCTTCAATAGCAGCGGCTAAAGCGGATGTGCAAGCAAGCAAGATTGTTGCAGAGCAAAAGGTGAGAGAAGCAGCGCGTTTGAATAAGCTGTTTCATCGCAACGGCACCTCTCAGCAGCAACTTGATGATGCGCAGAGCAGTGCTACCGCTGAAAAAGCCAACCTTTTGGCAGCTCGCGCTCGTCTTAAGGAGTTAGAAGTGAGCCGTGGTGAATTGGGTGAAGATAATGTCAGCGTTCGTGTTGCGCAGAACCAACTTAAGCAAGCAGAGCTGAATCTGTCTTACACCAAGGTTATTGCTGAACATGATGGCGTGGTCGCCAACCTTCAACTAGAAGCAGGTGCTTACGCCTCTGCGGCGAGCCCTCTGGTTGCATTGGTCTCAGATGATGTTGACATCATTGCTGACTTTCGTGAAAAGAGCCTACGTCACTTTAATCGTGACAGCCGTGCACTCGTAGCATTTGATAGCTTGCCGGGCGAAGTTTTTGAAGCTCGAATCACAAGTATTGATGCTGGCGTAAGTTCAGGTCAGTTCGATGCTGATGGCCGACTTGCCACACCGACAGAGACGGACCGTTGGGTTAGGGATGCGCAGCGTATGCGTTTACATTTAGCGATCGATGATCAAGAACACCATTCGTTCCCAGCCGGGGCACGCGCGACAGTTCAACTGTTACCTGAGAATGTGGTTTCTGGATGGTTTAGTAACCTTCAGATTCATTTCTTGAGTGCCTTGCATTACATCTATTAA
- the luxQ gene encoding quorum-sensing autoinducer 2 sensor kinase/phosphatase LuxQ translates to MTNTSTRKRRSLSTLITKIIILVLAPIILGIFVQSYYFSKQIIWQEVDRTKQQTSALILNIFDSHFAAIQIHHDSNSKSDVVLDFYSQRDEEALNFFFLSIDQGDPAHTPEIRFLTNHQGIIWDDGNAHFYGINDSILDTISSSVTFTNNWYYITSLTPMGARHLLVRRVPVLEPKTGEVMGYSYNVVVLDNNFGLMERLKNEGNVDNVVLISNNLPLANSLAGDESYKIFDVLKRKESQEKLDQLLIIKTPIEVNAAHTDLSLLTVQDNQSVVTLQVQHLLAMMASVIGMVLIALLTKEWIENKVSEQLDSLMSYTRSAREEKGFERFGGSDIEEFDDIGTTLENTFEELEAQKRSFRDLFNFALSPIMVWSEVGVLIQINPAARKELVLENDSKTMPPVFKSFKEKLLPHLRMASQGATLTGVNVPIGEKVYRWNLSPILVEGDLSGIIVQGQDITTLIEAEKQSNVARKEAEKSAQARADFLAKMSHEIRTPINGILGVAQLLKGSVQSQEQSNQIDVLRHSGEHLLAVLNDILDFSKIEQGKFNIQKHSFSFTDTVRTLENIYRPICESKGVDLVIENQLDPKLALFTDQVRFNQIMFNLLSNAVKFTPSGSVRLSAELEQFEGAENSVLVVEISDTGIGIDPSKLDQMFEPFVQEEETTTREYGGSGLGLTIVKSLVDMLDGNVQVQSQKGVGTTFVVTLPVKDRERILDANKPNRHINPEDLFSETLKVLLVEDNHTNAFILKAFCNKYEMQVDWAKDGLEAIERLKDHSYDLILMDNQLPHLGGIEATKEIRRNLKLGTPIYACTADTAKETGDAFMEAGANYILLKPIKENAFHAALLDYKQRFLDD, encoded by the coding sequence ATGACAAATACATCAACTAGAAAGCGTCGCTCTTTGTCGACGCTCATTACTAAAATTATTATTCTGGTTCTTGCTCCGATAATTTTAGGCATCTTCGTTCAGAGTTATTACTTCTCCAAACAGATTATTTGGCAGGAAGTTGACAGGACAAAGCAACAGACATCTGCCCTGATTCTGAATATTTTCGACAGTCATTTCGCTGCGATTCAAATCCACCACGACAGCAACTCTAAAAGCGATGTGGTGCTGGATTTTTATAGTCAGCGTGACGAAGAGGCCTTGAATTTCTTTTTTCTAAGCATTGATCAGGGTGATCCTGCGCACACGCCTGAAATTCGCTTCCTCACAAATCATCAAGGCATCATCTGGGATGACGGAAACGCCCATTTTTATGGCATTAATGACTCAATACTCGATACTATTTCCAGTAGCGTCACATTCACCAATAACTGGTACTACATTACGTCACTGACCCCAATGGGCGCACGCCACCTGCTGGTTAGAAGAGTACCAGTACTTGAGCCTAAAACGGGTGAAGTGATGGGTTACTCCTACAATGTTGTCGTTCTGGATAACAACTTTGGCTTGATGGAAAGGCTGAAGAACGAAGGTAACGTCGATAATGTTGTACTCATTTCCAACAACCTACCTTTAGCTAACTCATTAGCTGGCGATGAATCTTATAAAATATTTGATGTTCTGAAACGCAAAGAGTCTCAAGAGAAACTTGACCAATTACTGATTATTAAAACACCCATTGAGGTGAACGCAGCGCATACCGATTTGTCTTTGCTGACAGTTCAGGACAACCAAAGTGTCGTTACCCTGCAGGTTCAGCACCTTTTGGCAATGATGGCTTCGGTAATCGGGATGGTTTTAATTGCCTTACTGACTAAAGAGTGGATTGAAAACAAGGTATCAGAACAACTCGACTCTTTGATGTCTTATACGCGTTCAGCGCGTGAAGAAAAAGGATTTGAGCGTTTTGGTGGGTCAGATATCGAAGAATTCGACGATATAGGAACGACGCTAGAAAACACGTTTGAAGAGCTAGAAGCACAAAAACGTTCATTTCGCGACCTGTTTAACTTTGCTTTGTCGCCGATAATGGTGTGGTCTGAAGTTGGAGTACTGATACAAATAAACCCGGCGGCGAGGAAAGAGCTGGTGCTCGAAAATGACTCGAAGACAATGCCTCCGGTGTTTAAAAGCTTTAAAGAAAAATTACTTCCGCATCTGCGTATGGCATCACAAGGTGCAACCTTAACCGGGGTAAACGTACCGATCGGGGAAAAAGTGTATCGCTGGAACTTATCACCCATTCTTGTTGAAGGCGATCTCAGTGGCATCATTGTTCAAGGGCAAGACATCACAACCCTTATAGAAGCAGAAAAGCAAAGTAATGTCGCCAGAAAAGAAGCAGAAAAATCCGCTCAAGCTCGCGCGGATTTTCTAGCTAAGATGAGTCACGAAATTCGAACGCCGATAAATGGGATTTTAGGTGTCGCCCAGTTATTGAAAGGATCGGTTCAATCACAAGAGCAGAGTAATCAGATAGATGTGCTCCGCCATAGTGGTGAGCACTTGCTTGCTGTTTTGAATGATATTTTAGATTTTTCTAAAATCGAGCAAGGGAAATTTAATATTCAAAAACACTCGTTTTCCTTCACTGATACCGTTCGTACTTTAGAGAATATTTATCGTCCGATCTGTGAAAGCAAAGGTGTAGATCTGGTCATTGAGAACCAGTTAGATCCGAAGCTGGCGCTGTTTACTGATCAGGTTCGTTTCAACCAAATCATGTTTAACCTACTTAGTAACGCTGTCAAATTTACCCCATCAGGAAGTGTTCGGCTGAGCGCGGAGTTAGAACAGTTTGAAGGGGCTGAGAACAGCGTACTAGTGGTCGAGATTTCGGACACGGGTATTGGTATCGACCCGAGTAAACTCGACCAGATGTTTGAGCCGTTTGTGCAAGAAGAAGAAACCACAACACGTGAATATGGTGGTAGTGGTTTAGGACTGACGATCGTCAAGAGTTTAGTCGATATGTTAGATGGTAATGTTCAAGTTCAAAGTCAAAAAGGGGTTGGAACAACGTTCGTTGTGACATTACCAGTGAAAGACCGTGAGCGTATCTTGGATGCAAACAAACCAAACCGCCATATTAATCCTGAGGATTTGTTTAGTGAAACCTTGAAAGTCCTGCTTGTTGAAGACAATCATACTAATGCGTTTATTTTAAAAGCCTTTTGTAATAAATACGAAATGCAGGTTGATTGGGCAAAAGACGGGCTTGAGGCTATCGAGCGGTTAAAAGATCACAGCTATGATTTGATCTTGATGGATAACCAACTTCCTCACTTAGGTGGTATAGAAGCCACAAAAGAGATTCGCAGAAATTTGAAATTAGGTACGCCGATTTATGCTTGCACGGCTGATACCGCGAAGGAAACTGGTGATGCGTTTATGGAAGCGGGAGCGAATTACATCTTACTCAAACCGATTAAAGAGAATGCGTTCCACGCTGCACTTTTGGATTATAAACAGCGATTCTTAGACGACTGA
- a CDS encoding MarR family transcriptional regulator → MIQDVDILRELSVAEKLSRVSRLWKMVADRELEPLNLTYPRWTALWKLHRMGDNVSQKHLAEALEIELSSLMRTLKLLEEQSLVIRRCCEYDKRARIVSLTDEGKALITQLESRIYEVRRKLLSDINDDELKTMGLILEQIARNALDTLSE, encoded by the coding sequence ATGATTCAAGATGTCGATATTTTGAGAGAGCTTTCCGTTGCGGAAAAACTCTCTCGTGTCTCTCGTTTATGGAAAATGGTCGCAGATCGAGAACTTGAGCCTCTGAACCTGACGTACCCGCGTTGGACTGCCTTATGGAAGTTGCATCGCATGGGGGACAACGTCAGTCAGAAGCATCTCGCGGAAGCACTAGAGATAGAGCTGTCGTCATTAATGCGAACCTTAAAATTACTCGAAGAGCAGTCTCTGGTAATACGACGTTGTTGTGAGTATGACAAGCGAGCTCGTATTGTTAGTCTGACTGATGAAGGTAAAGCTCTTATTACTCAACTAGAGAGCCGAATCTATGAGGTTCGTAGAAAATTACTGTCGGACATTAATGATGACGAGCTGAAAACCATGGGGTTAATCCTAGAACAAATTGCTCGTAATGCACTTGATACACTTAGCGAATAA
- a CDS encoding DUF2955 domain-containing protein, with the protein MKLWDHPMSENDLRQCLRIATGATIGFTVCKLFGWNYGVFYTVTPMLLLGMVPVMSLHAARQMIFAAVVCGLEVGILAGLFGGHPFMMTMIAFGLFLYKFACMSKGSLFLFGASSVLNLSIMLHFSSYVSTDLNDLIFSNLEANVLSVVVAYLVTFLIPDAEPRQPPVRPSEPKKSHRMRHEALMGASIVTMSFLVFQVFDLSDSLSAQATTILLLFPMHWNGALGYARKRAMGTLLGVAFGITSQLVLYDWSDTLLFVVPLLWIGAMIFSYMHVKESSGSGAGFGGLTTLGILFGQYLSPGGDLIFSALYRVSSILFAIVATLLVTYLVHRFLNSFEATRFGEQ; encoded by the coding sequence ATGAAGTTATGGGACCACCCCATGTCAGAGAATGATCTCCGACAGTGTCTTAGAATCGCTACTGGCGCGACGATAGGTTTCACCGTATGTAAGCTATTTGGGTGGAACTACGGTGTATTCTACACTGTGACACCTATGCTGTTGCTTGGTATGGTGCCTGTGATGAGCTTGCACGCGGCTCGTCAGATGATCTTTGCTGCCGTAGTTTGTGGCCTTGAGGTCGGTATTCTTGCAGGACTGTTTGGCGGTCATCCATTTATGATGACGATGATTGCTTTCGGTTTATTTCTGTACAAGTTTGCTTGTATGTCTAAAGGCAGTCTATTCTTGTTCGGTGCAAGTAGTGTATTAAACCTGAGTATCATGTTGCACTTTTCCAGTTATGTGAGTACGGATCTCAATGATCTGATTTTCAGTAATTTGGAAGCGAATGTTCTCTCAGTAGTTGTTGCGTACTTAGTGACGTTTCTGATCCCAGATGCGGAGCCTCGCCAACCTCCGGTCAGACCTTCGGAGCCGAAGAAAAGCCATCGCATGCGTCATGAAGCATTGATGGGAGCGAGTATCGTAACCATGTCGTTTCTGGTTTTCCAAGTTTTCGACTTAAGTGACTCTTTGTCTGCTCAGGCGACGACGATACTGTTGTTGTTTCCAATGCATTGGAACGGTGCCCTAGGCTATGCTCGCAAAAGAGCGATGGGTACGTTATTGGGAGTGGCGTTCGGCATTACTAGTCAGCTGGTGCTGTATGATTGGTCGGATACTTTACTATTCGTCGTTCCTCTGTTGTGGATTGGCGCAATGATCTTTAGCTACATGCACGTTAAAGAATCGAGTGGATCTGGTGCCGGCTTTGGTGGGTTAACCACGTTAGGCATTTTGTTTGGTCAATACTTAAGCCCAGGTGGTGACTTGATCTTTAGTGCGCTTTATCGGGTGAGCAGTATCTTGTTTGCCATTGTTGCGACGCTGCTGGTGACTTATCTGGTACATCGATTCCTTAACAGCTTTGAGGCGACTCGCTTTGGCGAACAATAG